A section of the Venturia canescens isolate UGA chromosome 11, ASM1945775v1, whole genome shotgun sequence genome encodes:
- the LOC122418163 gene encoding uncharacterized protein yields MPGGVVFLVCIPTLSYEHELVFGVPVKSAKRSDKSTRPAQSNKVDLRLKEVKNRTHLITLDNDSNDDDDESPNVEVFEKGVIERTRNRLRSRGDIAPTGLGNRSKSPVFVPMETVLDELLKKLRVEHIVWCKDKENMYYEVIFPVAAGDPCENCLHCLTEMGIGTRMNSIVSVIPTQCTYSGLRSIGPAAIRDDIAQRKKDAEERNNHWEAFVDSIRSKLTVKQVVDGVRSGGDLTFDYVLLVLTADCLAALGLVENSATNVVAAMLVSPLMGPVMSLTFGTIIADRDLQFIGFKSLMLGIFVSILFGFIFGLILGTTEMPWGYNDWPTDEMKGRGNYRSLWMGVLWALPSGTGVAVALLQGSNGPLIGVAISASLLPPVVNCGLFWALGCIWLIYRPIKMPHIKGESYTDFNSSYVYVYTDYLPVEFFCNGIISACLTFINVMCIFITAIIVLKIKEVAAPYTSTPELRRFWERDIRLVRDKNNSRANSSIDSSFYDGLSKMKQRALERTLNEAVREAINDETFRKVQRLSYGQHGPDEIAPRLGLHPGGLGVADSSRKDDSTLHVREGMNGKPAEMEVTVGENTCEDLAALDRLISYLLAQPSGNLENWRRSRRASARGYRQLRPNDETGGAPVPGVGTTPL; encoded by the exons ATGCCTGGTGGAGTAGTTTTTCTCGTTTGCATTCCAACTTTATCGTACGAGCACGAATTAGTTTTTGGAGTGCCAGTCAAAAGTGCAAAGAGAAGTGACAAATCAACGAGACCTGCACAATCGAACAAAGTTGATCTTCGATTaaaggaagtgaaaaatcgtacgCACCTCATTACCCTGGATAATGATtcaaacgacgacgacgatgaatcACCGAACGTCGAGGTTTTTGAAAAAGGAGTGATCGAGCGAACGAGAAACAGATTGAGATCTAGAGGCGATATCGCACCCACTGGGTTAGGAAATCGAAGCAAATCACCCGTTTTCGTACCTATGGAGACC GTTCTGGATGAGCTGCTCAAAAAACTCAGAGTAGAACACATCGTGTGGTGCAAAGACAAAGAGAACATGTATTACGAAGTAATATTTCCGGTAGCTGCTGGTGATCCTTGTGAAAATTGTTTGCACTGTCTCACTGAAATGGGAATCGGTACTAGAATGAATTCTATCGTGAG TGTCATCCCGACTCAATGCACTTACAGTGGTTTGCGGAGCATCGGTCCTGCAGCAATCAGAGATGATATCGCCCAGag GAAAAAAGATGCCGAAGAACGAAACAACCATTGGGAAGCTTTCGTCGATTCCATAAGATCGAAATTGACAGTCAAACAAGTCGTCGATGGTGTACGAAGCGGCGGTGATCTTACATTTGATTATGTATTGCTGGTTTTGACTGCAGA TTGTTTAGCTGCTCTGGGTTTGGTGGAGAACAGCGCAACCAACGTTGTCGCAGCAATGCTCGTTTCTCCCCTTATG GGTCCTGTAATGTCTTTGACATTTGGTACAATCATAGCGGACAGAGATCTCCAATTCATTGGATTTAAGAGTTTGATGCTCGGGATATTCGTCTCGATTTTATTCGGCTTCATTTTCGGTCTTATCCTAGGCACAACCGAAATGCCATGGGGGTATAATGATTGGCCGACTGATGAGATGAAGGGCAG aGGAAATTACAGATCTCTTTGGATGGGAGTTTTGTGGGCATTGCCATCAGGGACTGGAGTGGCTGTTGCTTTATTGCAAGGAAGTAATGGTCCGTTGATAGGAGTCGCAATATCCGCCTCGCTTTTACCACCGGTCGTTAATTGC GGACTTTTTTGGGCTCTTGGCTGTATATGGCTGATATACAGACCAATAAAAATGCCCCACATCAAAGGAGAATCGTACACGGATTTCAACAGCTCATACGTTTACGTCTACACGGATTATTTACCCGTTGAGTTTTTTTGCAACGGTATAATTAGTGCATGTCTTACATTCATTAACGTAATGTGTATTTTCATAACGGCCATTATAGTGTTGAag ATCAAAGAAGTCGCAGCGCCATATACATCGACTCCGGAGTTACGAAGATTTTGGGAGCGAGATATCAGACTGGTTCGTGACAAAAATAACTCGAGAGCCAACAGTTCCATTGATTCGag CTTCTACGATGGACTCAGCAAAATGAAACAAAGAGCTCTCGAAAGAACCCTTAACGAAGCTGTACGTGAAGCAATTAACGACGAAACCTTCCGCAAAGTTCAAAGATTGAGTTATGGCCAGCATGGACCAGATGAA ATAGCTCCGCGTTTGGGGCTTCATCCCGGAGGTTTGGGGGTGGCAGATTCTTCTAGGAAGGACGATTCGACGTTGCACGTTCGTGAAGGGATGAATGGAAAGCCGGCGGAGATGGAGGTCACCGTCGGTGAGAATACGTGCGAGGATCTCGCGGCGCTCGACAGACTCATCAGTTATCTGCTTGCACAGCCCAGCGGTAATTTGGAAAATTGGCGGCGGTCGAGACGAGCAAGCGCCAGGGGCTATCGTCAATTGAGACCGAACGACGAAACCGGCGGAGCCCCTGTTCCCGGTGTAGGTACAACACCGCTATag